The following proteins come from a genomic window of Mauremys mutica isolate MM-2020 ecotype Southern chromosome 7, ASM2049712v1, whole genome shotgun sequence:
- the DEPP1 gene encoding protein DEPP1 produces MRARWLISVTHLPTISEMGEMLFLGGSHAQAEEPLAGLDEYVQSISQLAQPSSLSCGLPCPCQSSQNKPHKPQRAWAKVAQSGVALPNPEKVQGNAASLQDITAQFNQQHSPLGLPGCTDPLAWLFGLSEAKEQSPGLRRRMSPAPRSSQTGTDTGCPAAPQQTARGNLSATSDPSSAAQKVSGPAPPLERRCRWQRSRRRPTFPSCVVRGRPSRAQSTHLPVIYEL; encoded by the coding sequence ATGAGAGCCAGGTGGCTGATCTCCGTGACCCACCTGCCTACGATCAGTGAGATGGGGGAGATGCTGTTTTTGGGAGGGAGCCATGCCCAggcagaggagcccctggccGGGCTGGATGAGTACGTTCAGTCCATTAGCCAGCTGGCCCAGCCATCCTCGCTGTCCTGCGGGCTCCCATGTCCTTGCCAGAGCAGCCAGAACAAGCCTCACAAGCCCCAGAGGGCATGGGCAAAAGTGGCCCAGAGCGGGGTCGCACTCCCCAACCCtgagaaggtgcagggcaatgcAGCATCACTGCAGGACATCACAGCCCAGTTCAAccagcagcacagccccctggggctccccggCTGCACGGACCCTCTAGCCTGGCTCTTTGGACTCTCAGAAGCaaaggaacagagcccaggactgCGGAGACGAATGAGTcctgctccccgctcctcccagaCAGGCACCGACACAGgctgcccagcagccccccagcagaCGGCTCGGGGGAACCTCAGTGCCACCAGCGACCCTAGCAGCGCAGCCCAGAAAGTGAGCGGCCCAGCCCCGCCTCTGGAGCGGAGATGCCGCTGGCAGCGATCGCGCAGACGTCCAACTTTTCCCAGCTGTGTGGTGAGGGGTAGGCCCAGCCGGGCCCAGAGCACCCACCTACCTGTCATCTATGAATTGTGA